One part of the Herbiconiux aconitum genome encodes these proteins:
- a CDS encoding arsenate reductase ArsC, which produces MHPEITLDQQYALKTAATRLERDFAGTFSVETIERFLSSSYDQFAGRAKITTFLPLLAERFARQRLNALARVEGKHLGGKPTVLFLCVHNAGRSQMALGFFEHYAGDDAVAWSGGSEPGDRVNGEAIAVMTERGIDISNEYPKPWTDEIVRAADVVITMGCGDACPIFPGKRYEEWVLDDPAGLAATDIRPIRDEIERRVLALLAELSVAPRFDRARP; this is translated from the coding sequence ATGCACCCCGAAATCACTCTCGACCAGCAGTACGCGTTGAAGACCGCGGCGACTCGCCTCGAACGCGACTTCGCCGGCACGTTCAGCGTGGAGACGATCGAACGGTTCCTCTCCTCCTCCTACGATCAATTCGCCGGCCGCGCCAAGATCACCACGTTCCTGCCTCTGCTGGCCGAGCGATTCGCGCGCCAGCGGCTGAACGCACTCGCCCGGGTCGAGGGAAAGCACCTCGGCGGAAAACCCACCGTGCTGTTCCTCTGCGTACACAACGCCGGCCGCTCGCAGATGGCGCTCGGGTTCTTCGAGCACTACGCCGGAGACGACGCGGTCGCTTGGTCAGGCGGCTCAGAACCTGGCGACCGGGTCAACGGCGAGGCGATCGCCGTGATGACCGAGCGCGGGATCGATATTTCGAACGAATACCCGAAGCCGTGGACGGATGAGATCGTGCGCGCCGCCGACGTCGTGATCACGATGGGCTGTGGCGATGCCTGCCCGATCTTCCCCGGCAAACGGTACGAAGAGTGGGTACTCGATGACCCCGCCGGGCTCGCCGCCACGGATATCCGTCCGATCCGCGACGAAATCGAACGCCGCGTGCTCGCCCTTCTGGCCGAGCTCAGCGTCGCCCCTCGATTCGACCGCGCACGCCCCTGA
- a CDS encoding arsenate reductase/protein-tyrosine-phosphatase family protein: MNIEITGTTEWRAAKHAALSEPARLRIVDLLTLGDLSPTEIRVALGIPANLITHHLNTLEAVGMVSRSRSEADKRRSYVRLTASALDGLTPGAAEHADRVVFVCTANSARSQLAAALWNQQSSIPVASGGTHPADRIDAGAIATAERHQLTLSGEQPRLLDDLLTDTDFVVTVCDNAHEELGMSGNLHWSIPDPVRIGTAAAFDAAYSELSRRIAELAPRLAAS; this comes from the coding sequence ATGAACATTGAGATAACTGGAACCACGGAATGGCGTGCCGCGAAGCACGCCGCGCTCAGCGAGCCGGCCCGGCTCCGCATCGTCGACCTGCTCACGCTCGGCGACCTCTCCCCCACCGAGATCCGGGTCGCGCTCGGCATCCCCGCCAATCTCATCACCCACCACCTGAACACGCTCGAAGCCGTCGGCATGGTGTCCCGCTCCCGCTCGGAGGCCGACAAGCGACGCTCCTACGTGCGCCTGACCGCCAGCGCGCTCGACGGACTCACTCCGGGAGCCGCGGAGCACGCCGACCGCGTGGTGTTCGTGTGCACGGCCAACTCGGCCCGCTCTCAGCTCGCGGCTGCGCTGTGGAACCAGCAGTCGAGCATCCCGGTGGCCTCCGGGGGCACGCATCCGGCCGACCGCATCGACGCTGGGGCAATCGCCACCGCCGAACGCCACCAGCTGACGCTCTCGGGTGAGCAGCCGCGCCTCCTCGACGACCTTCTGACCGACACCGACTTCGTCGTGACCGTCTGCGACAACGCCCATGAAGAGTTGGGCATGTCGGGAAACCTCCACTGGTCGATCCCCGACCCGGTTCGGATCGGCACCGCTGCCGCCTTCGACGCCGCCTACTCCGAGCTGAGCCGTCGCATCGCAGAACTCGCTCCGCGGCTGGCCGCATCCTGA
- a CDS encoding aquaporin — translation MKSEQRHPPVPSRPHLVRRVAAEFVGTGLLVTVVVGSGIAAQQLSPGDVGLQLLENSLATALGLTVLILMLGQVSGAHFNPVVSIADWLIARRGEGGLPPRDLFAYLLAQIGGGVAGTVLAGVMFDIAPALSTTERATGGHLVGEVVATAGLVLLIFALARSGRSAVTAATVGAYIGAAYWFTSSTSFANPAVTIARMVTDTFAGIAPASVPPFILMQLIGGALGLALLLVFYPTASNGAGDVIVPPATPTEATV, via the coding sequence ATGAAAAGCGAGCAACGTCATCCTCCAGTTCCTTCCCGGCCGCACCTGGTGCGCCGGGTGGCTGCCGAATTCGTCGGCACCGGACTGCTCGTGACGGTGGTCGTCGGTTCCGGCATCGCCGCGCAGCAGCTCTCGCCCGGCGACGTCGGGTTGCAACTGCTGGAGAACAGCCTCGCGACCGCGCTCGGACTCACCGTGCTGATCCTGATGCTCGGACAGGTATCCGGGGCGCACTTCAATCCGGTCGTCTCGATCGCGGACTGGCTGATCGCACGGCGCGGTGAGGGCGGGTTGCCTCCTAGAGACCTCTTTGCCTATCTGCTGGCTCAGATCGGGGGAGGAGTCGCGGGCACGGTTCTGGCCGGCGTCATGTTCGACATCGCCCCGGCGCTCTCGACCACCGAGCGTGCCACCGGCGGGCACCTGGTCGGGGAGGTCGTCGCCACTGCGGGCCTGGTGCTGCTGATCTTCGCACTCGCCCGCAGCGGCCGGAGCGCGGTCACCGCGGCTACGGTGGGCGCGTACATCGGGGCGGCGTACTGGTTCACCAGCTCGACGTCGTTCGCGAACCCGGCCGTGACGATCGCCCGCATGGTCACCGACACCTTCGCCGGCATCGCTCCGGCATCCGTGCCGCCGTTCATCCTGATGCAACTGATCGGCGGTGCACTCGGCCTCGCCCTGCTGCTCGTGTTCTACCCCACCGCATCGAACGGCGCCGGCGACGTCATCGTGCCGCCCGCGACACCCACCGAAGCCACCGTCTGA
- a CDS encoding FAD-dependent oxidoreductase yields the protein MHLVAIGGSDAGISTAFRARELDPSVDVTVVVADAYPNFSICGIPYYFSREVNPWQSLAHRTHADLEATGMQLRLDTLATGIDVADRRLTVQDADGHESTIAYDELMVGTGASPSTAGIAGIGAPDGLGPAQGVHLLHSMGDTFALERYLDEHQPESAIIVGAGYVGLEMAEALTVRGLRVTQLQRGPEVLSTLDPELGTLVHGELTRHGVDVVTGARVESVARDGGRLAVTGLQDGAGFTRTADLVLVVVGVRPNTSLLAAAGAVTGAGGAVVVDERMRTGLPHVWAAGDGVVTHHRLLGVTYLPLGTTAHKQGRVAGENAIGGDARFAGSLGTQVVKVFDLVAARTGLRDHEASSAGYTPLSGTAIADDHKAYYPGAKPLSIRITGDTDSGLLLGAQLVGARGAEIAKRVDTYATALHHSMTVDAMSDLDLSYTPPLGSPWDAVQVATQAWTRHRHLTPTP from the coding sequence ATGCATCTTGTAGCGATCGGCGGAAGCGACGCCGGAATCTCGACCGCATTCCGCGCCCGCGAACTCGACCCCTCCGTCGACGTGACCGTCGTCGTCGCGGACGCCTACCCGAACTTCTCCATCTGCGGCATTCCGTACTACTTCTCCCGCGAAGTGAACCCGTGGCAGTCGCTCGCGCACCGCACGCACGCCGACCTCGAGGCGACCGGGATGCAGCTCCGGCTCGACACGCTCGCCACTGGAATCGACGTCGCCGACCGACGACTCACGGTGCAGGACGCCGACGGGCACGAGTCGACGATCGCCTACGACGAGCTGATGGTCGGCACCGGGGCCTCCCCGTCGACGGCCGGCATCGCGGGTATCGGCGCACCCGATGGGCTCGGCCCGGCCCAGGGCGTGCACCTGCTGCACTCGATGGGCGACACCTTCGCACTCGAGCGCTACCTCGACGAGCACCAACCCGAATCCGCGATCATCGTCGGGGCCGGCTATGTGGGCCTCGAGATGGCCGAAGCCCTCACGGTGCGCGGCCTCCGGGTGACCCAGTTGCAGCGCGGCCCCGAGGTGCTCTCCACCCTCGACCCCGAACTCGGCACTCTCGTGCACGGCGAACTCACCCGGCATGGCGTCGACGTCGTGACCGGAGCCCGAGTCGAATCGGTCGCCCGAGACGGCGGCCGACTCGCGGTAACCGGGTTACAGGATGGTGCGGGCTTCACCCGCACCGCCGACCTCGTGCTCGTCGTCGTCGGCGTGCGCCCCAACACCAGCCTCCTCGCTGCGGCCGGAGCGGTCACCGGCGCCGGGGGAGCGGTCGTTGTCGACGAACGGATGCGCACCGGCCTGCCCCACGTCTGGGCGGCGGGTGACGGCGTGGTCACCCACCACCGCCTCCTCGGCGTCACCTACCTCCCGCTCGGCACGACCGCGCACAAGCAGGGGCGGGTCGCCGGCGAGAACGCGATCGGCGGAGATGCCCGTTTCGCCGGCAGCCTCGGCACCCAGGTCGTGAAGGTCTTCGACCTGGTGGCGGCGCGCACGGGTCTTCGCGACCACGAAGCATCATCCGCCGGTTACACGCCCCTCAGCGGCACCGCGATCGCCGACGACCACAAGGCCTACTACCCGGGCGCGAAACCGCTGAGCATCCGCATCACGGGCGACACCGACTCCGGACTCCTGCTCGGTGCGCAACTCGTCGGCGCCCGCGGTGCGGAGATCGCGAAGCGCGTCGACACGTATGCCACCGCGCTCCATCACAGCATGACCGTCGACGCGATGAGCGACCTCGACCTCTCTTACACCCCGCCGCTCGGCTCCCCGTGGGACGCCGTGCAGGTGGCCACCCAGGCTTGGACCCGCCACCGCCACCTGACCCCCACGCCCTGA
- a CDS encoding S9 family peptidase, translating to MDALPPVARTIPLERTHHGDVVVDDYEWLREKENPETIAYLEAENAYTDAATEHLAGLRQRIFDEIKSRTLETDLSVPVRDGRYWYYTRTSEGSQYGVHCRAPIAGDDDWTPPAVEPGATIAGEQIVLDDNVEAEGHDFFSLGSFDVSPDGDLLAYAVDVVGDERYTLRIRDLRTGEDLPDVIADTFPGAVFSGEGGSVYYPTVDDAWRPDTIWRHRVGTAATDDEKVFTEPDERYWVGVGLTRSKKYLEIAIGSKITSEVLLLDTTDPDAAFEVVWPRREGVEYSVEHAVVNGRDRLLILHNDGAENFELIDVDPAHPLDRAGWHTIFAHDPAARLEDVEAFAAHLTVDYRREGLTRIGVLPLQAGAAEIDGSALVEIAFDEPLFSVGTAGNPEWLQPTVRYGFTSFVTPSSVFDYDVTTGVSTLLKQHPVLGGYDPAHYVQRREWATAPDGTQVPLSIVAREGVLDAGSPAPLVLYGYGSYEASIDPGFSVARLSLLDRGVVFAIAHVRGGGELGRHWYENGKTLAKKNTFTDFVASAERLIDVGVTAPDRLVAQGGSAGGLLMGAVANLAPQLFAGILAQVPFVDALTSILDPSLPLTVIEWDEWGDPLHDPEVYAYMKSYSPYENVTEQAYPRILAVTSLNDTRVLYVEPAKWTARLRAVGAPVLLRTEMSAGHGGVSGRYERWKEIAEEYAWMLDVLGRASVDG from the coding sequence ATGGATGCTCTCCCTCCCGTGGCCCGCACGATCCCGCTCGAACGCACGCACCACGGCGACGTGGTCGTCGACGACTACGAATGGCTGCGCGAGAAGGAGAACCCCGAGACGATCGCGTATCTCGAGGCCGAGAACGCTTACACCGACGCCGCCACCGAGCATCTCGCAGGCCTGCGGCAGCGGATCTTCGACGAGATCAAGTCGCGCACGCTCGAGACCGACCTCTCCGTGCCGGTGCGTGACGGCCGGTACTGGTATTACACCCGCACCTCGGAGGGCTCGCAGTACGGCGTGCACTGCCGCGCCCCGATCGCCGGCGACGACGACTGGACTCCGCCGGCCGTCGAACCAGGCGCCACCATCGCGGGTGAGCAGATCGTGCTCGACGACAACGTGGAGGCTGAAGGCCACGACTTCTTCTCGCTCGGCTCCTTCGACGTCAGCCCCGACGGCGATCTGCTCGCCTACGCCGTCGACGTCGTCGGCGACGAGCGCTACACCCTGCGCATCCGCGATCTCCGCACCGGGGAGGACCTCCCCGACGTCATCGCCGACACCTTCCCGGGCGCCGTCTTCTCGGGAGAGGGGGGCAGCGTCTACTACCCGACGGTCGACGACGCCTGGCGCCCCGACACCATCTGGCGACACCGGGTGGGCACTGCCGCAACCGACGACGAGAAGGTCTTCACCGAGCCCGACGAGCGCTACTGGGTGGGTGTGGGCCTCACCCGCAGCAAGAAATACCTCGAGATCGCGATCGGCTCGAAGATCACCAGCGAGGTGCTGCTGCTCGACACCACCGATCCGGATGCCGCGTTCGAGGTGGTCTGGCCGCGCCGCGAAGGCGTGGAGTACTCGGTCGAGCACGCCGTCGTGAACGGGCGCGACCGTCTGCTCATCCTGCACAACGACGGCGCCGAGAACTTCGAGCTGATCGACGTCGACCCCGCGCATCCGCTCGACCGCGCCGGCTGGCACACCATCTTCGCGCACGACCCCGCCGCGCGTCTGGAAGACGTGGAGGCCTTCGCTGCGCACCTCACGGTCGACTACCGGCGCGAGGGACTCACCCGCATCGGCGTTCTGCCCCTGCAGGCCGGAGCCGCGGAGATCGACGGTTCGGCGTTGGTCGAGATCGCCTTCGACGAGCCGCTGTTCTCGGTCGGCACCGCCGGGAACCCCGAGTGGTTGCAGCCGACGGTGCGCTACGGCTTCACCTCGTTCGTCACGCCCTCCTCGGTGTTCGACTACGACGTCACGACCGGCGTCTCGACGCTGCTGAAGCAGCATCCGGTGCTCGGCGGCTACGACCCCGCCCACTACGTGCAACGGCGCGAATGGGCCACGGCGCCCGATGGCACACAGGTTCCGCTGTCGATCGTCGCGCGCGAGGGCGTGCTGGATGCCGGCTCCCCCGCGCCCCTCGTGCTCTACGGTTACGGCTCCTACGAGGCCTCGATCGACCCGGGCTTCTCGGTGGCACGGCTGTCGCTGCTCGATCGTGGCGTGGTGTTCGCCATCGCGCACGTGCGCGGTGGCGGGGAGCTCGGCCGGCACTGGTACGAGAACGGCAAGACCCTCGCGAAGAAGAACACCTTCACCGACTTCGTCGCCTCGGCCGAGCGCCTCATCGACGTGGGTGTGACCGCTCCCGACCGCCTGGTGGCGCAGGGCGGGAGCGCCGGTGGTCTCCTGATGGGCGCCGTCGCGAACCTGGCGCCGCAGTTGTTCGCGGGCATCCTGGCCCAGGTGCCGTTCGTCGACGCCCTGACCTCCATCCTCGATCCGTCACTCCCGCTGACGGTCATCGAGTGGGACGAGTGGGGCGACCCGCTGCACGACCCGGAGGTCTACGCCTACATGAAGTCCTACTCGCCGTATGAGAACGTCACCGAGCAGGCCTATCCGCGCATTCTCGCGGTCACGAGCCTCAACGACACCCGGGTGCTCTACGTGGAGCCGGCGAAGTGGACGGCACGCCTGCGGGCGGTCGGGGCTCCGGTGCTGCTGCGCACGGAGATGTCGGCCGGACACGGCGGGGTGAGCGGTCGGTACGAGCGGTGGAAGGAGATCGCGGAGGAGTACGCGTGGATGCTCGATGTGCTGGGGCGGGCTTCCGTCGACGGGTGA
- a CDS encoding inorganic phosphate transporter, whose protein sequence is MDLTVIVVLVIALALFFDFTNGFHDTANAMATPIATGALKPKVAVALAASLNLVGAFLSTEVAKTISNGLIKEGDGGVLITPEMIFAGLIGAIVWNLVTWLFGLPSSSSHALFGGLIGAAIVGAGFGVVDYTTLVSKVILPALIAPVVAGLVAFTATRLAYAITRMPASSAQSGVRGRFRYGQIFSSSLVALAHGTNDAQKTMGVITLMLIAAGLQESGTGPQAWVIVTCAVAIALGTYMGGWRIIRTLGAGLTDVKPAQGFAAETSTAATILASTHLGFALSTTQVASGSVIGSGLGRRGSSVRWRTAGRIGLGWAMTLPASAIVGALAAFVATMGPAGIIIDLVVGLAVIITIFLLSRRNRVDSNNAISEVDAATIAVRSPKATRRKRRVTG, encoded by the coding sequence GTGGATCTGACCGTCATCGTCGTGCTGGTGATCGCTCTGGCGTTGTTCTTCGACTTCACCAACGGCTTCCACGACACGGCGAACGCCATGGCGACGCCCATCGCCACCGGAGCGCTGAAGCCCAAGGTGGCGGTCGCCCTCGCGGCGAGCTTGAACCTGGTGGGCGCCTTCCTCAGCACCGAAGTGGCCAAGACCATCTCGAACGGGCTGATCAAAGAGGGCGACGGCGGCGTGCTGATCACCCCGGAGATGATCTTCGCCGGCCTGATCGGCGCCATCGTCTGGAACCTCGTCACCTGGCTGTTCGGTCTGCCCTCGAGCTCGTCGCACGCGCTCTTCGGGGGCCTGATCGGCGCTGCCATCGTGGGTGCGGGCTTCGGCGTGGTCGACTACACCACTCTGGTGAGCAAAGTCATCCTGCCCGCCCTGATCGCGCCGGTGGTGGCCGGACTCGTCGCCTTCACGGCCACCCGTCTCGCCTACGCCATCACGCGGATGCCCGCATCCAGTGCCCAATCGGGCGTGCGCGGCCGGTTCCGCTACGGCCAGATCTTCTCCTCGTCGCTCGTCGCTCTCGCGCACGGCACGAACGACGCCCAGAAGACCATGGGCGTCATCACCCTGATGCTGATCGCCGCGGGCCTGCAGGAGTCGGGCACGGGTCCGCAGGCCTGGGTCATCGTCACCTGCGCCGTCGCGATCGCGCTCGGCACCTACATGGGCGGCTGGCGCATCATCCGCACCCTGGGCGCCGGCCTCACCGATGTGAAGCCCGCGCAGGGCTTCGCCGCCGAGACGAGCACCGCGGCCACCATCCTGGCGTCCACCCATCTCGGATTCGCCCTCTCCACCACCCAGGTGGCCTCGGGCTCGGTGATCGGCTCGGGACTCGGCCGCCGCGGCTCCTCCGTGCGTTGGCGCACCGCGGGGCGCATCGGTCTCGGCTGGGCGATGACGCTTCCGGCCTCGGCCATCGTGGGGGCGCTGGCCGCGTTCGTGGCCACTATGGGCCCGGCAGGCATCATCATCGATCTCGTGGTCGGCCTGGCCGTGATCATCACGATCTTCCTGCTCTCCCGCCGCAACCGGGTCGACTCGAACAACGCCATCAGCGAAGTCGATGCGGCCACCATCGCCGTGCGGAGCCCGAAGGCCACCCGCCGCAAGAGGAGGGTGACCGGATGA
- a CDS encoding aldehyde dehydrogenase family protein encodes MTLESTTGSAAVPDAVPVAAIVPALRTAFERGVTRSLRWRAEQLTALKRMLVERSSEFEDALFLDLGKNPTETQLTEIGIVIAEIEHTLTHLRRWLRPRRVGVPLAIAPASASTMLEPLGVVLVIAPWNYPLQLLLAPMVGALAAGNAVLLKPSELAPATSALMASLVPDYLDPRAVAVVEGGVAETTELLAERFDHIFYTGNGAVGRIVMTAAAKHLTPVTLELGGKSPVYVDDTVDLAVTARRIVWGKFLNAGQTCVAPDYLLATPGVSAALTPHLVEAIGELYDGDPRSSSSYGRIVNDHHFARLTGLLEGERILSGGRSDARTRYLAPTILGDVGRDSPVMQQEIFGPILAMVPVDGLDDAIAFIRVGDKPLALYAFTNSPSTARRILTETSSGAVGFGVPAAHLGIPGLPFGGVGESGMGHYHGRRSVETFSHEKAVLRKRLTPDTLRLIYPPYTERKDGFIRGLLRKLS; translated from the coding sequence ATGACTCTGGAGTCCACCACCGGTTCTGCCGCCGTTCCCGATGCCGTGCCGGTCGCTGCGATCGTTCCCGCGCTCCGCACCGCCTTCGAACGCGGGGTCACTCGTTCGTTGCGGTGGCGCGCCGAGCAGCTGACCGCGTTGAAGCGGATGCTCGTGGAGCGCTCCTCGGAGTTCGAAGACGCACTCTTCCTCGACCTCGGCAAGAACCCGACGGAGACGCAGCTCACCGAGATCGGCATCGTGATCGCCGAGATCGAGCACACCCTCACGCACCTGCGCCGCTGGCTGCGACCCCGCCGGGTGGGTGTTCCCCTGGCGATCGCACCGGCATCCGCGTCGACGATGCTCGAACCCCTCGGTGTGGTGCTCGTGATCGCACCGTGGAACTACCCGCTGCAACTGCTGCTGGCCCCGATGGTGGGTGCTCTGGCTGCCGGCAACGCGGTGCTGCTCAAGCCCAGCGAGCTGGCCCCGGCCACCTCCGCACTGATGGCGTCACTGGTGCCCGACTACCTCGACCCCCGAGCCGTTGCCGTGGTCGAGGGCGGGGTGGCCGAGACCACGGAGCTGCTCGCGGAGCGCTTCGACCACATCTTCTACACCGGCAACGGCGCGGTCGGCCGCATCGTGATGACCGCCGCCGCGAAGCACCTCACGCCGGTGACCCTCGAACTCGGCGGCAAGTCGCCGGTCTACGTCGACGACACGGTCGACCTGGCCGTGACCGCTCGCCGGATCGTCTGGGGCAAGTTCCTGAACGCCGGCCAGACCTGCGTGGCCCCCGACTACCTACTCGCCACGCCGGGCGTGTCGGCCGCGCTCACGCCGCACCTGGTCGAAGCGATCGGCGAGCTCTACGACGGCGACCCGCGATCGAGTTCGAGCTACGGCCGGATCGTGAACGACCACCACTTCGCCCGGCTCACCGGATTGCTCGAGGGCGAACGCATCCTGAGCGGCGGTCGCTCCGACGCGCGCACCCGCTATCTCGCGCCGACGATCCTCGGCGATGTCGGGCGCGATTCCCCGGTGATGCAGCAGGAGATCTTCGGTCCGATCCTGGCGATGGTGCCGGTGGACGGCCTCGACGACGCGATCGCGTTCATCCGGGTCGGTGACAAACCGCTCGCGCTCTACGCGTTCACCAACTCGCCGTCGACGGCGCGCCGCATCCTCACCGAGACGTCGTCGGGTGCCGTGGGCTTCGGCGTGCCGGCGGCCCACCTCGGGATTCCTGGACTTCCCTTCGGCGGCGTGGGGGAGAGCGGGATGGGGCACTACCACGGGCGGCGCAGCGTCGAGACCTTCAGCCACGAGAAGGCGGTGCTGCGGAAGCGCCTCACTCCCGACACGCTGCGACTGATCTACCCGCCGTACACCGAACGCAAGGACGGTTTCATCCGGGGGCTGTTGCGCAAGCTGAGCTAG
- a CDS encoding aspartate ammonia-lyase codes for MTRLETDSLGSIEIPADAYWGIHTARALENFPISRRPISVYPDLINALAIVKQAAARANREIGVLDDEKAEWIEDACERIRAGEFHDQFVVGVIQGGAGTSTNMNANEVIANVALVAHGHAPGSYDVLHPLDDVNRSQSTNDVYPTAVKLAMCFSLDRLMAEHAQLRDSFGAKGLEFANVLKVGRTQLQDAVPMTLGQEFHGFATTLTEDLERMRHTLPLLWEINLGATAIGTGITADPNYAATVCRHLRALTGFEHVTAIDLVEATSDAGVFMTLSGVLKRSAIKLSKICNDLRLLSSGPQAGLGEINLPPRQAGSSIMPGKVNPVIPEVVNQVAFAVAGADVTVMMAAEGGQLQLNAFEPVIAHSLLQSLAWMTGGCRTLRINCVDGISANLDRLDTMVSTSVGVVTALTPYIGYAAASALAKAALLTHRNIADLVVEADLMSRERVMKLISPARLSGLETITSAIPIVDDEG; via the coding sequence ATCACCCGTCTGGAGACCGACAGCCTGGGTTCGATCGAGATCCCGGCTGACGCGTACTGGGGCATCCACACCGCCCGCGCGCTGGAGAACTTCCCGATCAGCCGGCGGCCCATCTCGGTCTACCCCGATCTCATCAACGCCCTCGCGATCGTGAAGCAGGCTGCGGCGCGCGCGAACCGGGAGATCGGCGTGCTCGATGACGAGAAGGCCGAGTGGATCGAGGATGCCTGCGAGCGCATCCGTGCGGGGGAGTTCCACGACCAGTTCGTGGTGGGCGTCATCCAGGGCGGCGCCGGCACCTCCACGAACATGAACGCCAACGAGGTCATCGCCAATGTGGCACTCGTCGCCCACGGCCATGCGCCGGGCTCCTACGACGTGCTGCATCCGCTCGACGACGTGAACCGCAGCCAGTCGACCAACGACGTGTATCCCACCGCGGTGAAGCTGGCGATGTGCTTCTCGCTCGACCGCCTGATGGCCGAGCACGCTCAACTGCGCGACTCCTTCGGTGCGAAGGGGCTCGAGTTCGCGAACGTGCTGAAGGTCGGTCGCACGCAGTTGCAGGACGCCGTGCCGATGACCCTCGGCCAGGAGTTCCACGGATTCGCCACGACGCTCACCGAAGACCTCGAGCGCATGCGGCACACTCTTCCGTTGCTCTGGGAGATCAACCTCGGCGCCACGGCCATCGGCACGGGCATCACGGCCGATCCGAACTACGCGGCCACGGTGTGCCGGCATCTGCGGGCGCTCACCGGTTTCGAGCACGTGACCGCCATCGACCTCGTCGAGGCCACGAGTGACGCGGGCGTGTTCATGACACTGTCGGGTGTTCTGAAGCGTTCGGCCATCAAGCTGTCGAAGATCTGCAACGACCTGCGGCTGCTCTCCAGCGGGCCCCAGGCGGGCCTCGGCGAGATCAACCTGCCGCCGCGCCAGGCCGGATCGAGCATCATGCCCGGCAAGGTGAACCCGGTCATCCCGGAGGTCGTGAACCAGGTGGCGTTCGCCGTCGCCGGCGCCGATGTCACCGTGATGATGGCGGCCGAGGGTGGGCAGCTGCAGCTGAACGCGTTCGAGCCGGTGATCGCCCACTCGCTGCTGCAGAGCCTGGCCTGGATGACCGGCGGATGCCGCACCCTCCGCATCAACTGCGTCGACGGCATCTCCGCCAACCTCGACCGGCTCGACACGATGGTGTCGACCTCCGTGGGTGTGGTGACGGCGTTGACGCCGTACATCGGTTACGCTGCCGCTTCCGCCCTGGCGAAGGCTGCCCTGCTGACGCACCGCAACATCGCGGACCTCGTGGTGGAGGCCGACCTGATGAGCCGCGAGCGCGTGATGAAGTTGATCTCGCCCGCCCGCCTCTCGGGCCTGGAGACCATCACCTCGGCGATCCCGATCGTCGACGACGAGGGGTGA